Proteins encoded within one genomic window of Deltaproteobacteria bacterium:
- a CDS encoding dihydropyrimidine dehydrogenase (NADH-dependent; catalyzes the conversion of pyrimidines to 5,6-dihydro compounds in pyrimidine degradation) has translation MAKKNKIQPRVSMPMQDPAVRRGNFNEVALGYTLEQAQVEAGRCLQCKIPTCQSGCPVEVDCKTFIRQVAEGRLDDAYKTIKATNSLPAVCGRVCPQEKQCESKCKLLGTGQPIAIGRLERFVADSYYAANPCDAITGGDDCRLLREDLRVACVGSGPSSLTAAGYLAALGVSVTVFEALHEVGGVLTYGIPEFRLPKSIVHTEVEMLKRMGVVFKTNWVVGKTVSVQDFFDQGFQAVFIGVGAGLPKFLNIPGESLLGVYSANEYLTRVNLMRGYKFPEVDTPVAAGRQVIVLGGGNVAMDAA, from the coding sequence ATGGCCAAAAAAAATAAAATCCAACCCCGTGTTTCCATGCCCATGCAGGACCCCGCTGTCCGGCGTGGCAATTTTAACGAAGTGGCTCTGGGATACACCCTGGAGCAGGCCCAGGTCGAAGCCGGGCGCTGTCTGCAATGTAAAATTCCGACCTGCCAATCCGGATGCCCGGTGGAGGTGGACTGTAAAACCTTCATCCGCCAGGTGGCCGAGGGCCGGTTGGACGACGCCTACAAAACCATCAAGGCCACCAACAGTCTGCCCGCGGTCTGCGGCCGGGTCTGCCCGCAGGAAAAACAATGCGAGTCCAAATGCAAGCTCCTCGGCACGGGGCAGCCCATCGCCATTGGCCGCCTGGAACGCTTCGTGGCCGATTCCTATTACGCCGCCAACCCGTGTGACGCCATCACCGGCGGCGACGATTGCCGCCTGCTCCGCGAGGATCTCAGGGTGGCCTGTGTCGGCTCCGGACCGAGCAGCCTGACCGCCGCCGGCTATCTGGCCGCCCTGGGCGTGTCCGTGACCGTGTTCGAGGCCCTGCACGAGGTCGGCGGCGTGCTGACCTACGGCATTCCGGAGTTCCGTCTGCCCAAGTCCATCGTGCACACCGAGGTGGAGATGCTCAAGCGCATGGGCGTGGTCTTCAAGACCAACTGGGTCGTGGGCAAGACCGTTTCGGTCCAGGATTTTTTCGACCAGGGCTTTCAGGCCGTGTTCATCGGCGTCGGCGCTGGTCTGCCCAAGTTCCTGAACATCCCCGGCGAGAGCCTGCTTGGCGTGTACAGCGCCAATGAATACCTGACCCGGGTCAACCTCATGCGTGGCTACAAATTCCCGGAGGTGGACACGCCCGTGGCCGCCGGCCGCCAGGTGATCGTTCTGGGTGGTGGCAACGTGGCCATGGACGCGGC